A window of the Acidovorax sp. YS12 genome harbors these coding sequences:
- a CDS encoding pyrimidine utilization transport protein G — protein sequence MGLFQWNERPAQVLQGGGVIGPDERLPWPQTGLMGIQHVIAMFGSTVLAPILMGFDPNLAVFMSGIGTLIFFLITGGKVPSYLGSSFAFIGVVIAATAYAGKGPNANVGVALGGIIACGAVYAAVGLVVQAVGTGWIERFMPPVVTGAVVAVIGLNLAAIPVKNMAANNFESWMQALTFVCVALVAVFTKGMVQRLLILVGLILASIAYAVLTNGLGLGKPIDVSGIAAAPWFGLPQFHAPVFSAPAMLLIVPVVIILVAENLGHIKAVTAMTGKNLDQYMGRAFIGDGVATMVSGAAGGTGVTTYAENIGVMAATRIYSTAVFLVAALIAVLLGFSPKFGALIQAIPLPVMGGVSIVVFGLIAIAGAKIWVDNRVDFSQNANLIVAAITIILGTGEFTLKFGDFALGGIGTATFGAILLHALLRRAP from the coding sequence ATGGGGTTGTTCCAATGGAATGAGCGCCCGGCGCAGGTGCTGCAGGGCGGCGGCGTGATCGGGCCGGATGAGCGGCTGCCCTGGCCGCAGACCGGGCTGATGGGCATCCAGCACGTCATCGCCATGTTCGGCTCCACCGTGCTCGCGCCCATCCTCATGGGGTTCGACCCCAACCTGGCCGTGTTCATGAGCGGCATCGGCACGCTGATCTTCTTCCTCATCACCGGCGGCAAGGTGCCCAGCTACCTGGGCTCGTCGTTCGCCTTCATCGGCGTGGTGATCGCCGCCACGGCCTACGCGGGCAAGGGGCCCAACGCCAACGTCGGCGTGGCGCTGGGCGGCATCATCGCCTGCGGCGCGGTGTACGCCGCCGTGGGCCTGGTGGTGCAGGCCGTGGGCACGGGCTGGATCGAGCGCTTCATGCCCCCCGTGGTCACGGGCGCGGTGGTGGCGGTGATCGGGCTGAATCTGGCGGCCATCCCCGTGAAGAACATGGCGGCCAACAACTTCGAGAGCTGGATGCAGGCGCTCACCTTCGTCTGCGTGGCGCTGGTGGCCGTGTTCACCAAGGGCATGGTGCAGCGCCTGCTGATCCTGGTCGGTCTGATCCTGGCCAGCATCGCCTACGCCGTGCTGACCAACGGGCTGGGCCTGGGCAAGCCGATCGACGTGTCGGGCATCGCCGCCGCGCCCTGGTTCGGCCTGCCGCAGTTCCACGCGCCGGTGTTCAGCGCGCCGGCCATGCTGCTGATCGTGCCGGTGGTCATCATCCTGGTGGCCGAGAACCTGGGCCACATCAAGGCCGTGACGGCCATGACCGGCAAGAACCTGGACCAGTACATGGGCCGGGCCTTCATCGGCGACGGCGTGGCCACCATGGTCAGCGGCGCGGCCGGCGGCACGGGCGTGACCACCTATGCCGAGAACATCGGCGTGATGGCGGCCACGCGCATCTACTCCACCGCCGTGTTCCTGGTGGCGGCGCTGATCGCCGTGCTGCTGGGCTTCAGCCCCAAGTTCGGCGCGCTGATCCAGGCCATTCCGCTGCCCGTGATGGGCGGCGTGTCCATCGTCGTGTTCGGCCTCATCGCCATCGCTGGCGCCAAGATCTGGGTGGACAACCGCGTGGACTTCTCGCAGAACGCCAACCTGATCGTCGCCGCCATCACCATCATCCTGGGCACGGGCGAGTTCACGCTGAAGTTCGGCGACTTCGCGCTCGGCGGCATCGGCACCGCCACCTTCGGCGCCATCCTGCTGCACGCGCTGCTGCGGCGCGCGCCATGA
- a CDS encoding ankyrin repeat domain-containing protein gives METITRFTLVCHDTADADALHAVFGSPAGAPLEAALQAFFAARKRAIHPPGGMGFDHYQRMGLVIDAAFTSGSTDAGDFIRPLAKICHALHAELVDDEEARKLEYGFIDGKKKAPADVVALMKTLAPVAALGRVGRAIEAAERMESDPTYAFIRAIGFSKNQATVQALLEKGADPNSKFSSGYSCLNKAITDKRVKIVQLMLEHGADPNLPHKGYPNLYEACRFSAPKIVDLLLQYGADPDGREKGSSDTSYPIEIAIYHHQAQIVQSLLDKGARTSGLPKLANLLELTATTFDAMYENLDGKLAIFKLLVRDPALKAELVQKRDRLTGMLQKSFAAYKYQTSKDRKDFDDILAFMAAV, from the coding sequence ATGGAAACCATCACCCGATTCACGCTGGTCTGCCACGACACCGCCGACGCCGATGCGCTGCATGCGGTCTTCGGCAGCCCGGCCGGCGCGCCGCTCGAAGCCGCCCTCCAGGCCTTCTTCGCCGCCCGTAAGCGCGCCATCCATCCGCCCGGTGGCATGGGCTTCGACCACTACCAGCGCATGGGCCTGGTGATCGACGCGGCCTTCACCTCGGGCTCCACCGACGCTGGCGACTTCATCCGGCCCCTGGCCAAGATCTGCCATGCGCTGCATGCGGAACTGGTGGATGACGAGGAGGCGCGCAAGCTCGAATACGGCTTCATCGACGGAAAAAAGAAGGCCCCCGCCGACGTCGTTGCCCTGATGAAAACCTTGGCGCCCGTGGCAGCGCTGGGCCGCGTGGGCAGGGCCATCGAGGCCGCCGAGCGCATGGAAAGCGACCCCACCTATGCCTTCATCCGCGCGATCGGGTTTTCCAAGAACCAAGCCACCGTCCAGGCATTGCTGGAGAAAGGGGCGGACCCCAACAGCAAGTTTTCGTCGGGCTATTCCTGCCTGAACAAGGCCATCACCGACAAGCGCGTGAAGATTGTGCAGCTCATGCTGGAGCACGGCGCCGACCCCAACCTGCCGCACAAGGGCTACCCCAACCTGTACGAGGCGTGCCGCTTCTCGGCGCCCAAGATCGTGGACTTGCTGCTGCAATACGGCGCCGACCCGGATGGGCGCGAGAAGGGGTCTTCGGACACCAGCTACCCCATCGAGATCGCCATCTACCACCACCAGGCCCAGATCGTGCAATCGCTGCTGGACAAGGGCGCCCGCACCAGCGGCCTGCCCAAGCTGGCGAACCTGCTGGAGTTGACGGCCACCACCTTCGATGCCATGTACGAGAACCTCGACGGCAAGCTCGCCATCTTCAAGCTGCTGGTGCGGGACCCAGCGCTGAAGGCCGAGCTGGTGCAAAAGCGGGACCGCCTGACAGGCATGCTCCAAAAGTCTTTTGCGGCTTACAAGTACCAGACCTCCAAGGACCGCAAGGATTTCGACGACATCCTGGCCTTCATGGCCGCAGTCTGA
- a CDS encoding radical SAM protein produces MTQLNTPYPSTAYLTGFLRSRGVAAVQEDLALALVLRLLSPWGLRAVAERIEALPEKQRSPSVQAFAAQQGRYLATIGPAIAFLQGRDSTLAHRIAGRHYLPEGPRFASLDVYVDDEGGDPLGWAFGALGLHDRAKHVATLYLNDLADVLRDAVDERFEFVRYAESLAGSQPTFDPLADALAAKPTLVDEMLQALTHEAVERHRPDVVLLSVPFPGSVYAAFRIAQAIKARHPHIATVLGGGFVNTELRELAEPRVFDHFDYVTLDAGERPLLALLEHLQGQRGRQRLVRTFIRDDAGQVQYVNMMEADIAFAEVGTPTWDGLPLSDYLSLLDMLNPMHRLWSDGRWNKLTVAHGCYWKKCSFCDVSLDYISRYEGASAQVLADRIASIVAETGQTGFHFVDEAAPPKALKALATELIARDAGISWWGNVRFEKTFTPELAELLADSGCIAISGGLEVASDRLLALMKKGVSVDQVARVTKAFSDAGILVHAYLMYGFPTQTVQDTVDALEYVRQLFGNGCIQSGFFHRFACTVHSPVGQNPQDYGVTLAPLPPGGFAKNDVAFIDPTGIDHDALGAGLKKAIYNYMHGIGLEEDVRMWFPFKVPKTTVRRDRIARALQQRG; encoded by the coding sequence ATGACGCAGCTCAACACGCCGTACCCGTCCACCGCCTACCTCACGGGCTTTCTGCGCTCGCGCGGCGTCGCGGCGGTGCAAGAGGATCTGGCGCTCGCGCTGGTGCTGCGCCTGCTCTCGCCCTGGGGCCTGCGCGCCGTGGCCGAGCGCATCGAGGCCCTTCCCGAAAAGCAGCGCAGCCCCAGCGTGCAGGCCTTCGCGGCGCAGCAGGGGCGCTACCTCGCCACCATCGGCCCCGCCATCGCCTTCTTGCAGGGCCGCGACAGCACGCTGGCGCACCGCATCGCGGGCCGCCACTATCTGCCCGAGGGGCCGCGCTTCGCGTCGCTGGACGTGTACGTGGACGACGAGGGCGGCGACCCGCTGGGCTGGGCCTTTGGCGCTTTGGGTTTGCACGACCGCGCCAAGCACGTTGCGACGCTGTACCTGAACGACCTGGCCGACGTGCTGCGCGATGCGGTGGACGAGCGCTTTGAGTTCGTGCGCTATGCCGAATCGCTGGCGGGCAGCCAGCCGACTTTCGACCCGCTGGCCGATGCGCTGGCGGCAAAGCCCACGTTGGTGGACGAGATGCTGCAAGCGCTGACGCACGAGGCCGTCGAACGCCACCGGCCGGACGTGGTGCTGCTGTCCGTGCCCTTTCCCGGCTCGGTGTACGCGGCCTTTCGCATCGCGCAGGCGATCAAGGCGCGGCACCCGCACATCGCCACGGTGCTGGGCGGCGGCTTCGTCAACACCGAACTGCGCGAGCTGGCCGAGCCGCGCGTGTTCGACCATTTCGACTACGTGACGCTGGACGCGGGCGAGCGCCCCTTGCTCGCGCTGCTGGAGCATCTGCAGGGCCAGCGCGGGCGCCAGCGGCTGGTGCGCACCTTCATTCGCGACGACGCGGGCCAGGTGCAGTACGTGAACATGATGGAGGCCGACATCGCCTTCGCCGAGGTCGGCACGCCCACGTGGGACGGGCTGCCGCTCTCCGACTACCTGTCGCTGCTGGACATGCTCAACCCCATGCACCGCCTGTGGAGCGACGGGCGCTGGAACAAGCTGACCGTGGCGCACGGCTGCTACTGGAAGAAGTGCAGTTTCTGCGACGTCAGCCTGGACTACATCAGCCGCTACGAGGGCGCGAGCGCGCAGGTGCTGGCCGACCGCATCGCATCCATCGTGGCCGAGACGGGGCAGACGGGTTTTCACTTCGTCGATGAAGCCGCGCCGCCCAAGGCGCTCAAGGCGCTGGCGACGGAGCTGATTGCGCGCGACGCGGGCATCTCGTGGTGGGGCAATGTGCGGTTCGAGAAGACCTTCACGCCCGAGCTGGCGGAGCTGCTGGCCGACAGCGGCTGCATCGCCATCTCGGGCGGGCTGGAGGTGGCGTCGGACCGGCTGCTGGCGCTGATGAAGAAGGGCGTGAGCGTGGACCAGGTGGCCCGCGTGACCAAGGCATTCTCGGACGCAGGCATCCTCGTGCATGCCTACCTGATGTACGGCTTTCCCACGCAGACGGTGCAGGACACGGTGGACGCGCTGGAATACGTGCGCCAGCTGTTCGGCAACGGCTGCATCCAGAGCGGTTTCTTCCACCGCTTTGCCTGCACCGTGCATTCGCCCGTGGGCCAGAACCCGCAGGACTACGGCGTCACGCTGGCGCCGCTGCCGCCGGGCGGCTTTGCGAAGAACGACGTGGCCTTCATCGACCCGACCGGGATCGATCACGACGCGCTAGGCGCGGGGCTCAAGAAGGCCATCTACAACTACATGCACGGCATCGGGCTGGAGGAGGATGTGCGCATGTGGTTCCCGTTCAAGGTGCCCAAGACCACGGTGCGGCGCGACCGCATTGCGCGGGCGCTACAACAACGGGGCTAA
- a CDS encoding TetR/AcrR family transcriptional regulator → MTEAAPPTRLTDRKRDAIVQAAIAEFREHGFNGTSMDRVAAAAEVSKRTVYNHFPSKDELFEAILEQLWERGHSLADVAYDARRPLRAQLLEVLEEKMRLLNDASFIDLSRVALAEMMHTPERAQAMAARLSEKEEGLPRWIRAAQKAGALRAGVDAQYAANQLHGMVKSFAFWPQLAMGQPPLSAARQRQVLADAVDMFLGFYAAKR, encoded by the coding sequence ATGACCGAGGCCGCCCCACCCACCCGCCTGACCGACCGCAAGCGCGATGCCATCGTGCAGGCCGCCATCGCCGAGTTCCGCGAGCACGGCTTCAACGGCACCAGCATGGACCGCGTGGCCGCCGCCGCCGAAGTCTCCAAGCGCACGGTGTACAACCACTTCCCGAGCAAGGACGAGTTGTTCGAAGCCATCCTGGAGCAGTTGTGGGAGCGCGGCCATTCGCTGGCCGACGTGGCCTACGACGCTCGCCGCCCGCTGCGCGCGCAGCTGCTGGAGGTGCTGGAGGAGAAGATGCGGCTGCTCAACGATGCGAGCTTCATCGACCTCTCGCGCGTGGCCCTGGCCGAGATGATGCATACGCCCGAGCGCGCCCAGGCCATGGCGGCGCGCCTGTCCGAGAAGGAAGAGGGCCTGCCGCGCTGGATCCGCGCCGCGCAAAAAGCCGGCGCCCTGCGCGCGGGCGTGGATGCGCAGTACGCCGCCAACCAACTGCACGGCATGGTCAAGTCCTTCGCCTTCTGGCCGCAGCTCGCCATGGGCCAGCCGCCGCTGAGTGCGGCGCGGCAGCGGCAGGTGCTGGCGGATGCGGTGGATATGTTCCTGGGGTTCTATGCCGCCAAGCGATAA
- a CDS encoding MBL fold metallo-hydrolase: MPRILLVLTVVIAMAYSILSCTTLPANSAHEQSPQYTGGKFRNAAPRQAPGFAKTLGILWRFMTDKPADAVPAQPLQVLPLTQADLAAAPDMSLWRLGHSTMLLKLQGRFWLTDPVFSERASPFTFMGPKRFHAPPISIDELPPITGVLLSHDHYDHLDFDAIQQLAPKVAHFVTPLGVGDRLIAWGVPAAKVQQFDWWQGTTLAGMKLTATPAQHFSGRSLSDGNRTLWASWVIQSGDTRIFFSGDTGYFDGFKAIGERYGPFDLTMIETGAYDPQWPDVHMQPEESLQAHLDVRGRHLMPIHNGTFDLALHAWTDPFERITALADKAGVPLVAPVMGERLDIRQPALSQQWWRAGAAPQRASAPTTRAAARISAPSNPA, from the coding sequence ATGCCCCGAATCCTTCTGGTCCTTACCGTCGTCATCGCCATGGCCTACAGCATTCTTTCCTGCACCACCCTGCCGGCAAACTCCGCCCACGAGCAGTCGCCCCAGTACACCGGGGGCAAGTTCCGCAACGCCGCGCCCCGGCAGGCGCCGGGCTTCGCCAAGACCCTGGGCATCCTGTGGCGTTTCATGACCGACAAGCCTGCCGACGCGGTGCCCGCCCAGCCGCTGCAGGTGCTGCCGCTCACCCAAGCCGACTTGGCTGCTGCCCCCGACATGAGCCTGTGGCGCCTGGGCCATTCGACCATGCTGCTCAAGCTGCAAGGCCGGTTCTGGCTGACCGACCCGGTGTTCTCCGAGCGCGCCTCGCCATTTACCTTCATGGGCCCCAAGCGCTTCCATGCGCCGCCCATTTCCATCGACGAGCTGCCGCCCATCACCGGCGTGCTGCTCTCGCACGACCACTACGACCACCTGGATTTCGACGCCATCCAGCAACTCGCCCCCAAGGTCGCGCACTTCGTCACGCCGCTGGGCGTGGGCGACCGCCTCATCGCCTGGGGCGTGCCGGCGGCCAAGGTGCAGCAGTTCGACTGGTGGCAGGGCACGACCCTTGCCGGCATGAAGCTGACGGCCACGCCCGCGCAGCACTTCTCGGGCCGCAGCCTGTCGGACGGCAACCGCACGCTGTGGGCGTCGTGGGTGATTCAGTCAGGTGACACCCGCATCTTCTTCAGCGGCGACACGGGCTACTTCGATGGCTTCAAGGCCATCGGCGAGCGCTACGGCCCCTTCGATCTGACGATGATCGAGACCGGCGCCTACGACCCCCAGTGGCCCGACGTGCACATGCAACCCGAGGAGAGTTTGCAAGCCCACCTGGACGTGCGCGGTCGCCACCTGATGCCCATCCACAACGGCACCTTCGACCTGGCGCTGCATGCGTGGACGGACCCGTTCGAGCGCATCACAGCGCTGGCGGACAAGGCGGGCGTGCCGCTGGTGGCGCCGGTGATGGGCGAGCGGCTGGACATCC